A genomic stretch from Chrysemys picta bellii isolate R12L10 unplaced genomic scaffold, ASM1138683v2 scaf79, whole genome shotgun sequence includes:
- the LOC135977924 gene encoding olfactory receptor 5AR1-like produces the protein MAERNHTTVTEFIFVGFTDHPDLQIPLFMLFLVMYVVSLMGNLGMIALIMVETRLHTPMYFFLSQMSIVDIGYSTAIAPRLLMTFLAETRTIPLIECAAQLFFVCFFVTNECCLLAVIAYDRFKAICNPLLYRAIMSKRHCVLLVAGTYVCGSVNSIVQTLFIFSLSFCSSNVVNHFFCDVPPMLKLSCSDTHVTDLVLFTFSTVIVTTTFLGVLISYMCILLAILRIRSAKGRRKTFSTCASHLTVVTMFYGTLICIYLRPSSSYVVDQDKVTSVFYALVIPMLNPLIYSLRNKEVNDAFKRVIYKKIFYWSL, from the coding sequence atggcagagagaaaccaCACCACGGTGACCGAGTTCATTTTCGTAGGATTCACAGATCATCCAGATCTACAGATCCCCCTCTTTATGTTGTTCCTAGTGATGTATGTGGTCAGCCTGatggggaatcttgggatgatagCGTTAATCATGGTTGAAACCCGACTtcatacccccatgtactttttcctaagCCAGATGTCCATTGTAGATATTGGATATTCCACTGCCATAGCTCCCAGGTTGCTAATGACCTTTCTAGCAGAGACTAGAACCATTCCTTTGATTGAGTGTGCGGCACAACTATTCTTCGTCTGTTTCTTTGTGACCAATGAATGTTGCCTCCTGGCTGTGATTGCGTATGACCGCTTTAAAGCTATCTGTAATCCACTGCTATACAGAGCCATTATGTCCAAGAGACACTGTGTCCTGTTAGTGGCTGGTACATATGTATGTGGCTCTGTGAATTCAATTGTGCAAACTCTATTTATATTCAGTCTGTCCTTCTGCAGCTCCAATGTtgtcaaccatttcttctgtgatgtgcccCCCATGCTGAAGCTGTCCTGCTCTGACACCCATGTCACTGACCTTGTACTTTTCACTTTCTCTACTGTAATTGTCACGACTACTTTCCTGGGTGTCCTAATCTCCTACATGTGCATCCTTCTGGCCATTCTCAGGATCCGTTCTGCCAAGGGGAGACGCAAAACCTTTTCCACTTGCGCCTCCCACCTGACAGTCGTCACTATGTTTTATGGGACGctgatatgtatatatttaagacCCAGTTCTAGCTACGTGGTGGACCAAGACAAGGTTACCTCTGTGTTTTATGCCCTTGTGATCCCCATGTTGAatcccctgatctacagcctgagaaacaaggaggtAAATGATGCCTTTAAAAGGGTGATATACAAGAAGATTTTTTATTGGTCATTATAA